A portion of the Salinigranum marinum genome contains these proteins:
- a CDS encoding ABC transporter substrate-binding protein, which translates to MPPGDNSTDGITRRLYLASLGIGGATAIAGCSGISGEEQASGNETEGDETETSQQLSGHLRFGLYAPPLGINPITGSIIEGYVVQKWMYSTLTMRDSNLNVHSDLATDWEASDDSTQWTFMLRDDARFNYNGNRVLAEDVKATFDTVYDEDVGSPGNGALGPIESVEVVNDHAVQINLESSYGNMPIKMAKPWAMIAPKEILDSDGPQALDNTDYGSGPFNLKNYIPEDEIVVTANEDYYLTDENGDALPGVQQVTGQVIEDPTTRINNMRNGSSDIITGVPPENWSQLENMSEVRTNTVPGGTFYSIAMRVTDEPFTDNRVRQAFKYAVDKEEILATAQQGLGVLGQDHQLAPFYNVAPDLPQKYGPGAQPERARELLAEAGYGDGLTLDFPLIVSPTSPQMEKTAVLAQEHLSEVGVEFEIRRVSWDQMWSGIFGNNPFSIMSWFCRPEPDFLMNQHNTPGAPWAGETMFHPDEFVETLRAAQSALDPETKKARYRECAEIMQDRGGYIVPFFASRLHAAQNYVKNFQPDPLALRERVEPVRLSNDV; encoded by the coding sequence ATGCCACCCGGTGACAATAGCACAGATGGGATCACTCGTCGACTATATCTGGCCTCTTTGGGGATCGGTGGGGCCACAGCCATTGCGGGGTGTTCCGGAATATCGGGCGAGGAACAAGCAAGCGGCAACGAGACGGAGGGTGACGAAACTGAGACGAGCCAACAGTTGAGCGGTCATCTCAGATTCGGCCTTTACGCTCCACCGCTGGGAATCAATCCGATCACCGGGAGCATTATTGAGGGCTATGTCGTCCAAAAGTGGATGTACTCCACTCTGACAATGCGTGATAGCAACCTGAATGTTCACTCCGACCTGGCTACCGATTGGGAAGCTTCGGACGATTCGACCCAGTGGACGTTCATGCTCCGCGATGACGCACGGTTCAATTACAATGGGAATCGGGTCCTCGCTGAGGACGTCAAGGCCACTTTCGATACCGTCTACGACGAAGACGTAGGGAGTCCCGGCAATGGAGCACTGGGACCCATAGAGAGCGTCGAGGTGGTAAACGACCACGCAGTCCAGATCAACCTCGAATCGTCGTACGGAAACATGCCAATCAAGATGGCCAAGCCCTGGGCGATGATCGCGCCGAAAGAGATTCTGGATTCGGATGGTCCACAGGCTCTCGACAATACAGATTACGGGAGCGGCCCGTTCAACCTCAAAAACTACATACCCGAAGACGAGATTGTCGTGACGGCGAACGAGGACTACTATCTGACCGACGAGAACGGCGATGCGTTGCCCGGTGTCCAGCAAGTCACGGGACAGGTGATCGAGGATCCGACCACCCGGATTAACAACATGCGAAACGGGAGTTCGGACATCATCACAGGAGTCCCACCTGAAAACTGGTCCCAGCTAGAAAACATGAGCGAGGTGCGTACGAATACGGTCCCGGGCGGCACGTTCTACTCCATCGCGATGCGGGTGACCGACGAACCGTTCACAGACAATAGAGTCAGGCAGGCGTTCAAATACGCGGTCGACAAAGAGGAAATACTGGCAACGGCACAGCAGGGACTTGGCGTTCTCGGACAGGACCACCAGCTAGCACCGTTTTATAATGTGGCTCCTGATCTACCACAAAAATACGGTCCCGGAGCGCAACCCGAGCGGGCGAGGGAGTTGCTCGCCGAAGCCGGGTACGGCGATGGGCTGACGTTGGATTTCCCACTCATCGTCTCGCCCACCTCTCCTCAGATGGAGAAGACGGCCGTTCTGGCTCAGGAACATCTCAGTGAGGTCGGTGTAGAGTTCGAAATCCGACGAGTGAGTTGGGATCAGATGTGGTCGGGAATCTTCGGAAACAATCCGTTTTCGATCATGTCGTGGTTCTGCCGACCCGAACCCGACTTCCTGATGAACCAACACAATACTCCCGGTGCTCCTTGGGCCGGCGAAACCATGTTCCATCCGGACGAGTTCGTCGAGACGCTTCGTGCGGCACAGTCCGCTCTCGACCCCGAAACAAAAAAAGCGCGATACAGGGAGTGCGCCGAGATAATGCAGGATCGCGGCGGATATATTGTTCCCTTCTTCGCCTCTCGGCTGCACGCCGCACAGAACTACGTCAAGAACTTCCAACCTGACCCCTTGGCACTCCGGGAGCGAGTAGAACCCGTTCGTCTCAGCAACGATGTGTAG
- a CDS encoding ABC transporter permease has product MTRFYTYLLKRVVYSAITLVAISMTVFLITQVLPGNAATSLLGRYATEGSVTAIEQQLGLNQPIYVQYLDWFTGILTGDWGRSFRYSEPVSELVLPRFVRSMQLALLTLVLVVIFGIGLGVIAAIKRESLAGMLVSTGTYAAISLPEYVVATFLVLLFAGPVFNVLPNTGYVPLHEGVVPWLQHLILPALSMTFLLMGYAMRQTRSEMIEVLQSEYIRTARLKGLSEYRVIISHALRNGLLPTITVIAFNFGYMLGGIVVVEQVFVFPGLGRIIIASIQNRDLPMIQITILLVAAVYLFANLIADLLYTKLDPRIEYGGD; this is encoded by the coding sequence ATGACCCGGTTCTATACGTACCTACTGAAACGAGTGGTGTATTCCGCTATCACGCTGGTTGCGATCTCGATGACGGTCTTTTTGATCACCCAGGTGCTTCCAGGTAACGCCGCTACGTCGCTCCTCGGACGGTATGCGACGGAGGGATCGGTCACAGCGATCGAACAACAGTTGGGCCTCAACCAGCCGATATACGTGCAGTATCTGGACTGGTTCACCGGCATATTAACCGGTGATTGGGGACGGAGCTTCCGTTACTCGGAGCCAGTCTCCGAACTCGTCCTTCCACGGTTCGTCCGATCGATGCAGCTGGCACTGCTGACGCTGGTGCTCGTAGTGATCTTTGGCATCGGTCTCGGAGTCATCGCGGCGATCAAACGGGAGAGTCTCGCCGGGATGCTCGTGAGCACCGGCACGTACGCCGCGATCAGTTTGCCCGAATACGTGGTTGCAACGTTCCTGGTTCTGCTGTTTGCCGGTCCAGTGTTCAATGTTCTTCCGAACACCGGCTACGTCCCGCTTCACGAAGGCGTCGTTCCGTGGCTCCAGCATCTCATCCTTCCAGCATTATCGATGACGTTCCTTCTGATGGGATACGCGATGCGGCAGACGCGCTCGGAAATGATCGAGGTGCTTCAGTCCGAGTATATCAGAACTGCTCGACTGAAGGGATTGAGCGAATACCGGGTCATCATCTCGCACGCGCTTCGCAACGGTCTATTACCGACGATAACTGTCATCGCGTTCAATTTCGGCTACATGCTGGGCGGCATCGTCGTCGTCGAACAGGTATTCGTCTTCCCCGGGCTAGGGAGGATAATCATCGCATCGATCCAGAATCGGGACCTCCCGATGATACAAATAACGATACTTCTGGTCGCTGCAGTGTACCTGTTCGCGAATCTGATCGCAGACCTGCTGTACACGAAACTCGATCCCCGTATCGAATACGGCGGTGACTAA
- a CDS encoding ABC transporter permease, with protein sequence MSTTDTTDTTRSSGRNANEELEPPTRAATFARGARKVAHNKSALVGLGILVPIIMLSLFGPFLPLASAYETNAQEAFAPPSAEHPFGTDTYGRDLLSRVINGGRTSLLIGVTPVLLGLLFAVPIGLVAGYYGGNVDESLMRFMDLLLSFPSLLLALLIIVALGSSMWNAIIAITLVFIPRIARVVRGSVLSVKTEEFIEAAEARGESDIYIMKNEILPNITTPILVEATIRVGFAILIGTAISFLGLGTQPPNPDWGFMIEEGRTVMYQSPWYLLWPSVFLGLTVVGLNILGDGIRDALDPKEGT encoded by the coding sequence ATGTCGACTACTGACACTACAGACACGACACGGAGCAGTGGGAGGAACGCCAACGAAGAACTCGAACCCCCGACGCGAGCGGCCACGTTCGCTCGGGGGGCACGGAAGGTTGCACACAACAAAAGCGCCCTCGTCGGCCTCGGTATACTCGTCCCGATCATCATGCTCTCCCTGTTTGGCCCGTTTCTCCCCCTCGCCTCGGCGTACGAGACGAATGCGCAGGAGGCGTTCGCACCTCCCAGCGCTGAGCATCCGTTCGGAACCGACACGTACGGGCGTGACCTCCTCTCCAGAGTCATAAACGGCGGACGAACTAGCCTTCTCATCGGCGTTACTCCGGTCCTTCTCGGACTGCTGTTCGCCGTTCCAATTGGACTCGTCGCCGGATATTACGGCGGAAACGTCGACGAATCCCTCATGCGGTTCATGGACCTGTTGTTGAGTTTCCCGTCGCTCCTGCTGGCACTGTTGATTATCGTTGCGCTCGGGAGCAGCATGTGGAACGCGATTATCGCCATTACACTGGTATTCATTCCACGCATCGCTCGGGTAGTTCGAGGAAGTGTCCTCTCGGTCAAAACGGAGGAGTTCATCGAAGCGGCGGAGGCCCGTGGGGAGTCGGATATCTATATCATGAAAAACGAGATCCTGCCGAATATCACCACGCCAATCCTGGTGGAAGCGACAATTCGCGTCGGGTTTGCAATCCTGATCGGGACGGCGATTTCGTTCCTCGGACTCGGAACGCAGCCCCCGAACCCCGACTGGGGATTCATGATTGAGGAGGGCCGGACGGTGATGTACCAGTCTCCCTGGTATCTCCTGTGGCCGAGCGTCTTCCTAGGGCTCACCGTCGTCGGTCTAAACATCCTCGGCGATGGTATCAGGGACGCACTCGATCCAAAGGAGGGTACGTAG
- a CDS encoding ABC transporter ATP-binding protein yields MTPPNHVETMDPVLSVDSLDVSYETAEGSVQALRNISFDMRPGEILGVAGESGSGKSTLGLAILQYLGENGSVTGGDITFNGDSLLDLSMDELRSLRGNRIAHIPQDPKKSLNPSIRVGKQIAEAIDLHQDVDDAAARAVDILETVNITEPAYNAKRYPHELSGGMQQRVLIAMALSCNPDLLVLDEPTTGLDVTTQAKILDLINDLRDELSTSMLLITHDLGVIAETADRVSIIYAGELMELGSVEAVFSNPTHPYTQGLLASLPEIENTKSLESIPGQIPSLTEIPTGCIFADRCEFAEDECRTAEVAAESVPHSPGHITRCRRWEAAAEEPIRAEVDERSWNEPGDEIIETEDLKRYYGEESVLDRLLSMNAEPPVQAVNGVNLAIRESEAVGLVGESGCGKSTFGRTLLGLLDPTDGTVSYKGDDLTEMTDAELKEFRSECQIVFQNPESTLNPKKTVYRAIERPLELLTDLSERRRRRRVEELLNEVGLGPEYASRYPHELSGGEIQRVAIARAFAPEPSFVVLDEPVSALDVSIQASIMSMLKRLRREYDTSYLFISHDLSVVKHVCDRIAVMYLGKIAEVGPSEEVFKPPYHPYTRALLSSVPSPNPGQQFERVRLEGEVPSARDQPSGCPFHSRCPQKIGDVCERDVPEPDPVAADDGTSHYISCHLDENGMNRPLDRTAVEDE; encoded by the coding sequence ATGACCCCGCCGAACCATGTCGAGACGATGGACCCTGTCCTGAGCGTGGACTCTCTCGACGTCTCCTACGAGACTGCCGAGGGATCGGTACAGGCCCTCCGGAATATCAGCTTCGATATGCGTCCGGGGGAGATCTTGGGCGTAGCTGGTGAGAGCGGCAGCGGAAAGAGCACGCTCGGCCTCGCCATTCTTCAGTATCTCGGTGAGAACGGGAGCGTAACTGGGGGAGACATCACGTTCAACGGCGATTCGTTACTCGATCTATCAATGGACGAACTGCGGTCGTTACGCGGGAACCGGATCGCTCATATCCCGCAGGACCCGAAAAAATCGCTCAACCCGAGTATTCGGGTTGGGAAGCAGATCGCCGAGGCTATCGACTTACATCAAGACGTCGACGATGCAGCGGCACGTGCCGTCGATATACTTGAAACAGTCAACATTACCGAACCGGCGTATAACGCGAAACGCTATCCCCACGAGCTATCCGGAGGGATGCAGCAGCGCGTACTGATCGCTATGGCGTTGTCGTGCAATCCGGATCTCCTCGTCCTCGATGAACCCACAACAGGTCTTGACGTGACGACGCAGGCGAAGATTCTCGACCTCATCAACGACCTCAGAGACGAACTGAGTACGAGTATGCTGCTCATTACGCACGACTTGGGGGTGATTGCGGAAACGGCGGATCGTGTGAGCATCATCTACGCGGGCGAACTCATGGAACTGGGAAGCGTCGAAGCGGTGTTTTCGAATCCGACCCACCCTTACACCCAGGGTCTCCTTGCAAGCCTCCCCGAGATCGAGAACACCAAATCGCTGGAGTCGATCCCCGGCCAGATTCCGAGTCTAACGGAGATTCCCACTGGATGCATCTTTGCGGACCGGTGTGAGTTTGCGGAAGACGAGTGCCGTACTGCCGAGGTAGCAGCGGAGTCGGTTCCCCACAGCCCTGGACATATCACCCGGTGCCGCCGCTGGGAGGCCGCCGCTGAGGAACCGATCAGGGCGGAAGTCGACGAGCGATCTTGGAATGAACCCGGGGACGAGATCATCGAGACCGAGGATTTGAAACGCTACTACGGCGAGGAGTCCGTCCTCGATCGACTACTGAGTATGAATGCGGAACCGCCCGTTCAGGCAGTCAATGGAGTGAATCTGGCCATTCGAGAGTCGGAAGCCGTCGGCTTGGTAGGGGAGAGTGGCTGCGGAAAGAGCACGTTCGGACGTACGCTTTTGGGTCTCCTTGATCCGACGGACGGAACAGTGTCGTACAAGGGAGACGATCTGACGGAGATGACCGACGCGGAACTGAAGGAATTCCGGTCGGAATGTCAAATCGTCTTCCAGAACCCAGAATCGACTTTGAATCCGAAAAAAACGGTCTACCGTGCTATCGAACGTCCACTCGAGTTGTTGACCGATTTGAGTGAAAGACGGAGACGACGGCGTGTCGAGGAACTACTCAATGAGGTCGGACTCGGCCCCGAATACGCGTCTCGGTATCCGCACGAACTGTCGGGTGGAGAGATTCAACGCGTGGCCATCGCCCGGGCATTCGCGCCCGAGCCGTCGTTCGTCGTCCTTGATGAACCGGTCTCGGCTCTCGACGTCAGCATCCAAGCGAGCATCATGAGTATGCTCAAGCGGTTACGTCGAGAGTATGATACCTCGTATCTGTTCATCAGCCACGACCTGAGTGTCGTGAAGCACGTTTGTGACCGAATCGCTGTGATGTACTTAGGTAAGATTGCCGAGGTCGGGCCGAGCGAGGAGGTCTTTAAGCCGCCGTATCATCCATACACCCGTGCGCTTCTCTCGAGCGTCCCGTCCCCGAACCCGGGTCAGCAGTTCGAACGGGTGCGACTCGAAGGTGAAGTCCCTAGCGCTCGGGACCAACCGAGTGGCTGTCCGTTCCACTCTCGCTGCCCCCAGAAAATCGGCGACGTGTGCGAACGCGACGTTCCCGAACCCGACCCCGTCGCGGCGGACGACGGAACGTCACACTACATTTCGTGTCATCTCGACGAAAACGGCATGAACCGGCCGCTTGATCGAACGGCCGTAGAAGACGAATGA
- a CDS encoding IS5 family transposase, whose amino-acid sequence MTSEIRLFTRVTVAKSKSVVTSPDEPADPEGGRGFAEWAMLTLHALRIELGKSYRVAVDLLSEMPGVLGEIGLTRLPHYTVLRTWFARIPTKTWRAFLDASVEERTGHAAIDSTGFDRDQPSRHYANRTNYRVRALKVTALVDVETLYITDIHSTTSKKHDAKIGPQVARRNAGDLRSLAADRGYDAKAFRDELRENGIRPLIKHRIMNPLDHAHNARMDGDRYHQRSMSETVFSSIKRTLGAAVRARSWWLEFREMLLKATVYNLRRSVRYP is encoded by the coding sequence GTGACATCCGAAATCCGTCTCTTCACTCGTGTTACAGTCGCTAAGTCTAAATCTGTTGTTACAAGCCCTGACGAACCCGCCGACCCCGAAGGGGGTCGCGGGTTCGCTGAGTGGGCGATGCTCACGCTGCATGCACTCCGGATTGAGCTGGGCAAATCCTACCGCGTCGCGGTGGATTTGCTCAGCGAAATGCCCGGCGTATTAGGCGAAATCGGTCTCACGCGGCTTCCTCACTACACTGTCCTCCGCACGTGGTTTGCGCGGATCCCAACGAAGACATGGCGTGCGTTCCTCGACGCGTCGGTCGAGGAACGCACTGGTCACGCCGCCATCGATTCGACTGGCTTCGACCGCGACCAACCGAGCCGCCACTACGCCAACCGCACTAACTACCGCGTCCGGGCACTGAAAGTCACTGCTCTCGTGGATGTTGAAACGCTGTACATCACCGACATCCACTCGACTACCTCGAAGAAACACGATGCGAAGATCGGCCCGCAGGTCGCCCGGCGGAACGCCGGCGACCTGCGAAGTCTTGCCGCCGACCGAGGGTACGACGCGAAAGCCTTCCGCGACGAACTCCGCGAAAACGGCATCAGACCGCTGATCAAACACAGAATCATGAATCCACTCGATCACGCTCATAACGCCCGCATGGACGGTGATCGGTATCACCAGCGCTCCATGTCAGAAACCGTCTTCTCGTCAATCAAGCGCACGCTCGGCGCTGCCGTGCGTGCGCGTAGCTGGTGGCTGGAGTTCCGTGAGATGCTGCTGAAAGCGACCGTCTACAACCTCCGGCGGAGCGTGAGATATCCGTGA